In Desulfonatronospira thiodismutans ASO3-1, the sequence GATGAAGTAGGGGCGCAGGTCGAATACCTCGCGCACCGCCTTTGTCAGGGTCTCGTCATCCACCTGCCCGGTGCCCATGGAGGTGGCCAGTACCGAGACAGGCTCGGCCAGGCCGATGCAGTAGGCTATCTGCACCTGGCAGCGCTCGGCCAGGCCGGCGGCCACCACATTCTTGGCCACGTAGCGGGCCATGTAGGCCCCGGAACGGTCCACCTTGGAAGGATCCTTGCCCGAAAAAGCTCCCCCGCCGTGTGCGGCCATGCCGCCGTAGGTGTCGTTTATTATCTTGCGTCCGCAAAGGCCGCAGTCCCCCATGGGACCTCCCACCACGAAGCGCCCGGTGGTATTGATGTATATCTTGGTCTTCTCATCCATAAGCTCCGGGGGCAGGGTGTGAAAAATCACTTCCTTCTTGATGGCATCGGACAGGTCCTGGTAGGCGATGTTGGGGTCATGCTGGGCTGAGACCACCACGTTGTCGATGCGCTTGGGCCTGCCGTTTTCATACTCCAGGCCCACCTGGGTCTTGCCGTCGGGACGCAGAAAGTCCAGGACTTTTTTCTTGCGCACAAAGGCCAGCCTGCGGCTCAGTTTGTGAGCGTAGTGAATGGGCGCAGGCATGAGAGCGTCGGTTTCGGTGCAGGCATAGCCAAACATCATGCCCTGGTCTCCCGCCCCCTGCTCCTCGGGGGATTTTCTCTCCACGCCCTGGGCGATGTCCGGGGACTGCTTGTCTATGGATGAGATAACCGCGCAGGTCTCCCAGTCAAAACCCATGTCCGAGCTGTTGTAGCCGATGTCCTTGACCGTCTCCCGGACAATGCCTGGCAGATCGGCGTAGCCCTGGGAGGTGATCTCCCCGGCGATGAAGACCATGCCGGTGGTGACCAGGGTCTCGCAGGCCACCCTGGATTCGGAGTCATTCTCCAGAAGGGCGTCCAGGACCGCATCCGATATATAGTCGGATACCTTGTCCGGATGTCCCTCGGATACTGACTCCGAGGTGAAAAAATACTTGCCTTGTGATCCTATCATGGCATCTTCTCCTTGCTGTTAAAAACTTATTCGAGGTATCTGTTCAGTGTTTTTGCATGCGGCCGGGGGACTGTCTTCCTTTAGCGACTCAAGCGAACTTGTCACTCAACTTGAGCTGCCGGTCCTGCCAAACTCGGCCTGCGGCCCAGAGGGGCCTGCGCCCCGAGGACTAAACCACTCGCTCAAGTCAAGTGCTGGACGAGGTCCCCTGACCTCTGATCTCTGACTTCCGACCTCTGCTTACGTGCCTTCTTCCCAGGAATCCAGGTAGTCTTTCTGTTCCTGAGTCAATTCATCAATCTCAATGCCCATGGCAGTAAGCTGCAGCCCGGAAATGTCGTCATCGAGCTCCACCGGCAGCTGCAGTACCTTGTTTTCCATTTTGCCCCTGTTCTGTACACCGTATT encodes:
- the metK gene encoding methionine adenosyltransferase produces the protein MIGSQGKYFFTSESVSEGHPDKVSDYISDAVLDALLENDSESRVACETLVTTGMVFIAGEITSQGYADLPGIVRETVKDIGYNSSDMGFDWETCAVISSIDKQSPDIAQGVERKSPEEQGAGDQGMMFGYACTETDALMPAPIHYAHKLSRRLAFVRKKKVLDFLRPDGKTQVGLEYENGRPKRIDNVVVSAQHDPNIAYQDLSDAIKKEVIFHTLPPELMDEKTKIYINTTGRFVVGGPMGDCGLCGRKIINDTYGGMAAHGGGAFSGKDPSKVDRSGAYMARYVAKNVVAAGLAERCQVQIAYCIGLAEPVSVLATSMGTGQVDDETLTKAVREVFDLRPYFISKRLDLKRPIYQMTTNYGHFGREKPEFTWEKTDAAADLKTACKL